The Lysobacter oculi genomic sequence CGCCACTTCCGCCTGCGCGGCCATCGCCTGTTCCAGCAGCGCCCAGTCGGCGCCCGGCAGATGCGCGCCGGCACTCAGAACCTGGCGGAACACGCGACCGCCCGGTGCGCCGTGCCACAGGCCGAGCAGGTGGCGGGTGATGTGCTTGAGCGCCAGCCCTTCGGCCAGCCGTGCCTCGACATAGGGCCGGAAGCGGCGCAGCAGGACTTCGCGCGGCTGTTCCGACCGCCCGCTCCACAGGCCGTCGAGCCGGTGCAGCAGGTAGGGGTCGTGGTAGGCCGCGCGACCGAGCATCACGCCATCCACCTTTCCACGCTGGGCCGATGCGATGTCGATGCCGGCGATGCCGCCGTTGAGCTCGATCCGCAGGTCCGGGCGCTCCTGCTTGAGCCGGTGCGCCCAGTCGTATTTCAGCGGCGGGACTTCGCGGTTTTCCTTCGGCGACAGGCCCTTCAGCCAGGCGTTGCGGGCATGGACGATGAAGTGCGTGCAGCCGGCCGACGCCACAGTGTCGATGAAGGCGCGGAAGCGTCCGTAGTCGGCATCGTCATCCACCCCGAGGCGGCATTTGACGGTGACCGGCAGGCCGGCCGGCACCGCATCGACCATCGCCGCCACGCACCCGGCGACCAGTTGCGGCTCGCGCATCAGGCAGGCACCGAAGCGCCCCGCCTGCACCCGGTCGGAGGGGCAGCCGCAGTTGAGGTTGATCTCGTCGAAGCCATGCTCCGCCGCGATCCGCGAAGCCTGCGCCAGCAGCGCGGGCTCGCTGCCGCCCAGCTGCAGCGCCAGCGGGTGCTGGCTCGGGTCCTTGGCCAGCAGGCGCGCGCGGTCGCCGTGGATGAGCGCGTTGGCGTGGACCATCTCGGTGTACAGCCGCGCATCGGGCGCCAGCACGCGGTGGAAGGCCCGGCAATGGGTGTCGGTCCATTCCATCATCGGGGCCACCGACAGCACCCACGGATATGCGGAGGCTTCGGTGGCGACGGGATCTGGCTGCATCTGCATCCGCGCATTATCCCGCAGGGGCCCGCCGCCAGCCCCGGACACGAAGACGCCCGGCAAGCCGGGCGTCGGGGACACTGCATCGCACATGGCGCCTTGCCTGCGCGGGGTGAGGATCAGCGTTCGCTGAGGACGAAGTTGCCCACCGACACGCCGATGTCCCAGCCCGAGCCGGTGCCGGCGAGGGCCAGCGAGACCGAGCCCTTGGTCACCACCTGCGCCTTGCTCGACTTGCCCGCGCCCGCGTGCGCTTCGGCGGCGGCATAGCCCCCGAGCACATCGCGGATGTTGTAGATGCCCGAGAACTCGCCGCGCCCGTGATCGATGCGCGACTTGCCGAAGGTGATGCCGCCGCCGCGCGAACTGATCTTCACCGGCAGGCGTTCGCCATTGCTGCAGCTCACCACGCCCTCGCCTTCCGCGGTCTTGTAGAACGCCGACCAGCCCTGCATCGAGAAGCGCAGCGTGCAGTCCAGCGGACCATCCGCGCGCGCCACCGCAGGCAGCGCAAGGCCGAGCATCAGCATCGCCAACACCCAGGAGCGGGCTGCCACAGGCACGGAAAAACGGGACGGGATCATGAAGTCAGGCAACGGGGGGATACGGGATGATGCCTCAATCCGCACACGGGGACGGCGCGGACCGCACAAACAGGACAGCCTCCGGAGAGGCTGTCCCTGTCACTGGCCGGCAAACAGGCCGCCGTCTCATTGACCCTCACCAGCGACGGTCGTCGCGATCACGGTAGTCGCGGTAGCGACGGTCGTCATGGCGGCGATAGTCGTCGCGACGGTCATAGCGCGCGTCGTAGTACGTGGTCTTGCACTTGCCGTGCTTGTTGCACTTCACGTCGCGGCTGCCCGGGCCATTGCGGTAATAACCATAGGCGTTGCCATACGGCGGGCCGCTGCGCACGGTGCGGTAATAGACCGGGCGACCGTAGCGGTCACGCTGCATGACGAGCCGGTCGTCGGGGCCGTAATTGCCATAGCGGTAATACGGCTGGCCACCGCGCAGAATCACATCGGCCACATCGACGATCACGCGGGTCAGTGCGTCCTGCGCCTGTGCCTGCTGCGGCACCGCCATCGCACCGAGTCCGAAGCCGGCGGCGATCACGGCCGGCGCCATCCATCGAGTCAAGGTCTTCATCTGCTTCTCCTTCAAGCGGGCCACACCACGCGGCCACGGGGCTAACCTTCGCGCCGCGCGGGTGAACGGGCTTTTAACCCTTCCGGTGGCCACGAACACCATTCATGTTGATGTCGCGAAGGGTTCAGCGGCAGGCGTCGGCCACTTCCTGATCCAGCTGGATCATCCGGTCGTAGGTCATCCGCATGAAGTCGCGATCGCGGATCCGGTCGCGGCGTTGGCGTGCGCGTTCGCATTTCGATGGCGATGCGGATGCGGCGTTTCGCGATGCGCCGCGCGTGCCGCCGTGGCCGCGCAGGCGTGCATTCGCTTCCTGCCGGCTCGCCTTCTGCCACTGCGCGATTTCATCCAGCCGGCGCTGGCGTTCGGCATCGGCATGGGCATCGGGGGCGATGTCGCGCTGCCAGAGTTCGCGGCTGCCGGCGGGACAGGCGTCGCTGACGTAGGCATGGCGGCCATCGCGGAACACGCATTTGCGCAGATCGGCGGCGGCCACATCGCGCATCCCGATCATCGCCAGCACGAACGCCATCGCGGCGATGCCGCATCGAATATCCATCAGGTTCCGCATCGCTGTCTCCGCCCGGCTGTCGCGCCCAATGTCGACATCACGGCGCGGATCGCGCATCGGTGCGTTCCCCGCCTGCGGCTAGGCCGAAGCCGCATCCTCCGCGATGCGCGCCAAGGCATCGGGCCATTCGTGTGCGGCGCGGGCATGGCGCAGGCGCGGATGCGCGGCATCCACCTCGGCCTCGGTCTCGTGCGCCCAGGTCACGTGATAGGGCACGTGCACGCCCCATGCGCCGAGTTCGAGCAGCGGCGCGATGTCGGAGCGCAGCGAGTTGCCGACCATCACGAATTCCTTCGGCGCGACACCGAATTCCTCCAGCAGCCGCGCGTAGGTCGGCACGTCTTTTTCGCTGACGATCTCGATGCGGCGGAACCAGCGGGCCAGGCCGGATTCGCGCACCTTGGCTTCCTGGTGGAACAGATCGCCCTTGGTGATGAGGACGATGTCGTGGCGCGAGGCGACCGCTTCCACCGCTTCGGCGACGCCCGGCAGCAGTTCCACCGGGTGCCGCAGCAGCGACTTGGCCAACGCGACGATGCGATGGATGTCACCAGCCGGGATGCGCCCTTCGGTGATCTCGATGGCCGCTTCCACCATCGACAGCGCCATGCCCTTCACGCCGTAGCCGAACAGCGCGAGGTTGCGCTTCTCCACCGCGTACAGGCGCGCGCCGACGTCATGGAGATCGACATGCGCGCCGACGATGCGGCGGAACTCGGCTTCGGCCTCGCGGTAATAGTCTTCGCTCTTCCAGAGCGTGTCGTCGGCATCGAAGCCGACCATGCGGATCTGCGGATTCATCGCGGCACTTTAGCGCAGGCGCATTCATCGGCCACGACGATGGTTTCATCGCATCCGCGGCATGCTTGGCGCATTCGACGACCGGAGAACTCCATGCGATATCCCAGCATCCTGGCCGCCTCGCTCGCCCTGGCCGCCTGCCAGAACGGCGGCACCACGCCGGGCAGCGCACCGCCCTCGCCGGCATCGAGCACCGCTTCGAACGACACGCAGGATGCACGCCCGTTCGAAGCCACCGAGTTCGCGCGCTTCAACGAACCGTGGGCGATGAGCTTCCTGCCCGATGGCCGCCTGCTCGTCACCGAGCGCGCCGGAAAGCTGCGCCTGTTCGACCCGCGCACGAAGAAGACCGGCGAGATCAGCGGCATCCCGAAGGTCGCCTATGGCGGCCAGGGTGGACTGGGCGATGTGGTGCTGCACCCCGGTTTCGCCAACAACCAGCTCGTCTATTTCAGTTATGCCGAAGCCGGCGACGGCGGCACGCGCGGCGCGGTGGTCGCACGCGCGAAGCTGACGCTGGATGACGCCGGCGGTGGCGCGCTGTCCGCGCCGGAGATCATCTGGCGGCAGGTGCCGAAGGTGGAAGGCCAGGGCCATTACAGCCACCGCATCGTGTTCGCGCCGGATGGCCATCTCTTCATCACCTCCGGCGAGCGGCAGACGTTCGAACCCGCGCAGGACATGCAGGCCAACCTCGGCAAGGTCCTGCGCCTCAACGACGATGGCAGCCTGCCGGCAGACAATCCCTTCGCCGCGCAGGGCGGCGTGGCGGCGCAGGTGTGGACGCTCGGCCATCGCAATCTGCTCGGGCTCGCCTTCGATGCGCAGGGCCGGTTGTGGGAACACGAGATGGGGCCGAAGGGCGGCGACGAATTCAACCTGATCGTCAAAGGCGAGAACTACGGCTACCCGCGTGTCAGCAATGGTGATCACTACGACGGCAAACCGATCCCCGACCACGACACGGCGCCGCAATACCACGCGCCGCTGGTGAGCTGGACGCCGGTGATTTCGCCGTCGAGCCTGGTGATCTACAGCGGCACGCTGTTCCCACGGTGGCAGGGCAAGGCGCTGATCGGCGGGCTGTCATCGCAATCACTGGTCGTGGTGGCGATGGATGGCGAGCGCAGTGCGCGCGAGGAAACCCGCTACGCCATGGGCCAGCGCATCCGCGAAGTGCAGCAGGGCCCGGATGGCGCGGTCTGGCTGCTGGAAGACGGCAAGGACGCGCGGCTGCTGGAACTCACGCCGCGCGGGTGATGCGGAAGCGCACGCTCACTCCGCCGCGCGCAGCGGCGGGTTGAGTGGCGGCAGCTTGAGCGCCTTGCGGTAGAGGATGTGCAGGGCGCCGACCTTCTCGACGTATTCCAGCGTCTCGCGGTAGGGCGGCACGCCGCCGTATTTCGCCACCGCGCCGATGCCGGCGTTGTAGGCCGCCGCCGCGCGGTTGAAATCGCCCTTGTAGCGGCGCACCAGCGAGGCGAGATGACGCGCGCCGGCGTTGATCGACTGCGCATGCGCGTAGGCATCGGTGACGCCGAGTTCGCGCGCGGTATCGGGCATCAACTGCATCACGCCCATCGCGCCTTTCGGCGACGTCGCCTGTGGGTTGAAGCCGCTCTCGGCATGGGCGATGGCCCGCACGAAAGCCTCATCCACCTTGCTCGCCTTGGCGGCGGCGCGGAATTCGCGGTCGAACGGTTTCAGCTGCGGCTTGCCGACCTTGCCCAGGCCCGGATGCGCAGGGGATCCCGGCGGCGTCTCCACGGTGAACTTCAGCACCGGCGTCGAGCCCGGCAACTTGCGCGTGCCGTAGACCACCTTGCCGTCCTGTACGCGCTCGTACAGCGTGCCGTGCACCACGCCCAGCTCGCCCCACAGGTTGGGCACCTTGCCGGCGGTGTCCTGGATCTCCTTTTTCGTGCACTTGGAGCCCGGCTCCGGCGCGGTCGACAGGCTCACCGTGTTGTTCCGGATGCAGCGGTAGACCGTGCGTGCCTCGGCGGTGCCCGCGATGAGCAGGCAGGGCACGAGCAGCAACGGCAGCAGGCGGGATGTCGGCATGGCGCGCATTCTCGCGGGTATTTCCTGAACGCGCCGCCGCGTCATGAATCGCGCACGAGCAGCTCCGGCATCCGCTTCAGCCGCGGCGCCACCACCGGGATGGTGAGCATGGTGCTGGCGATGGCCATCAACAGCAGCGCGGTGAAAGCCTCGTTGGTGATGAGGCCTTTGTCCAGCAGCACGTTGGAGAAGATGATCATGATCAGCGCCTTGGTCTGCAGCAGCCAGCCGATCACGCTGGCCTCGCCCTTCTTCCACCCCAGCACCTTGCCGGCGATGTGGATGCCGGCCAGCTTGCCGGCGACCGACGCCGCCAGCAGCACGCCGGCGGCGATGAACACCGTCGCCCCGCCCATCGCCCAGTTGGTGCGCAGGCCGGTAGACAGGAAGAACACCGGCATCATCACCAGCAGCACGTGCGCGCGCAGCTTGTCCATCTCGTGCTGGTCGAACCAGTCGCCGTCCATCACCACGCCGGCCAGGAACGCGCCGACCATGAAGTGCAGGCCGGACCAGTCCGCACCGAACGCCACGATGCACAGCCAGACCAGTGCCACGTACCAGCGGTCGCGTTCGGGTATCGCGCGCATCAGCCTGCGGAACAGCACGCAGGCCACGGCGAACGCGGCCAGGAAAGCCCCCTGCCGCCCGATGCGCTGCCAGTCCATCAGGATGATCGCCAGCACCCCCCAGATCGCCACGTCGTCCAGGCTGGCGTAACGCAGCATGCGCTGGCCGAGCGGCTTGCGCAGGATGTCCAGCTTTTCCATCAACAGGATCAGGATGGGAAGCGCGGTGACCGCGCAGGACATGCCAATGCCGGCCACGAACTGCCACGGCTGGCCATGGGCGCCCAGCCAGCCGGGGAAACGCAGCATGCCGACCGCCACCAGCGCACCGAACAGCAGCGGCGTGCCGAGTGCCAGGCCGGCGGTGATGCCGGATTCACGGCGGTTGGCCCATGCGCGCTTGAGGTCGAGTTCGATGCCGGCGATGCAGACGAAGATCATCACCGCCCACCAGGCGATCCCGTTGAGCGCGGTGATCACTTCCTTGGTGAACACGAACCGGTAGTAGTCGGGGAACCACTTCCCCAGCACACCCGGCCCGAGCAGGATGCCGGTGATGATCTGCACCACCACCAGCGGCGCCCAGTAATCGGTGCGGCCGAGCCGCCAGATCAGGTAGGGCACGGCCATGATCATCGTCATGGCGATCAGGAAGACTTCCGTGGTCGTGATGGCATGCGTCATGCTAGGCGACACTCAGACGGGACGGGACACGAAACGGACGACCTTCGCCAGCACGATGCGGGGCGTGAAGCGCATCGAGAAGACCTGCAGCTTGTTCAACAGGCCGTGCACCACCAGCCGGCGGCCGGCCATGCAGGCCTGCCAGGCCGCGCGGCCCACTTCGTCGCCATCCGGCAGGCGGCCGCTGTTGAACAGCGCGGAGCGCCGCGCGTGCGCACGCTGGGCGAACTGCGTGCGTACCGGCCCGGGACAGAATGCGGTGACGGAGACCCCGCGCGAGGCGAGTTCTTCGGCGATGCCCTCGCTCCAGACGCGCAGGTAGGCCTTGCTGCCGTAGTACGCGGCGAGGTACGGGCCCGGCGGGAACGAAGCCACCGAGGCGATGTTGAGGAGGCGGCCGCCGCGCGCCAGCAACTGCGGCAGGAACAGCTTGGCCAGCACGGTGGGGGCCTCGATGTTGAGCCGCAGCATCGACAGTTCCTCGTCGAGCGTGTTGTCGGCAAACTCGCCGTACACGCCGATGCCGGCGTTGTTCACCAGGCAATCGAGGGCGATGCCGCGCGCCTGCACCGCCTCGAACAGGGCGGCCGCCCCGCCCGGCAGCGACAGGTCCTGCGCCAGCGCCGTGACCTGCACGCCGTAGCGCCGGCGCCAATCGTCGGCGAAGGCCTCGATGTCGGCGGTGCCGCGCGCGGTCAGCACGAGGTGCCAGCCATCGCGCGCCGCGGCCTCGGCGATGCCCTTGCCGATGCCGCCGGAGGCGCCGGTGACGAGCACGGTGCGACGCCGCGAAACGGTTTCGTTCGCCATCGATGTCTCCTAGTAGATTTCGCCGATGCAGCAACGCAGTGAACCACCGCCGGCCTCGATGGCATCGAGCGGCACGGACCGCACGTCGAAGCCGGCCTCGCGCAGCACGGCCCGGCTTGCATCGCGCAGCGCGGCATGGGCGGCGGCGCTCATCCACACCGTGCCGGCGGACAGCGCGATGCAGTTGCCGACGAAGGCGGCATGTTCCGCGTCATCGCAGACCACCGCGTGCGGCGCATGGAAGGCGGCGATGGCGTCGGCCACGCCCGCATCGGCGAACCCTTTCGGGCAGATCACCGCGGCACGCCCGGCCAGCACCGAGAGCACGACATTGGTGTGGTATTCGCCGGGCGCCAGGTCGAACAGCAGCGAGGCGCGCAGGCCGAAGGCCTCGTGCATCAGCCGCGCGCCCGCTTCGTCGCAACGTTCGGACAGGCCGATGTAGCCGAGGCCTCGCGCGCGGTCGATGACCAGCGCACCGGTCAGTTCGCAGGCATGCGGCTGTTGCGAGAGATCGATTTCCGCGCGTCCCATCACCTCGCGGAAGAACCGGCGGATGTCGCCGCGTCCGGCCTCGCGCTGGCGCACCGGATGGCGCATCCGCCCGACGACCACGCGCTCCGCGGCGGTGCCGAAGACGTTGTTCGGGAAGACCGCATCGGGCGTGGCGGCATCGCCGGCAAAGGCGATCGCCGGAACAACTTCAGCGACCGCGCGTTGCAGTGCGCGGTGCTGCGCGAGTGCGCGCGCCGGGTCGAAGGCCTGCGCATCGGCCATGTAGTGGTTGTCCTGCGCGGACTCGGCGGCCTGCGCGAAACCTTCCGGGGTGACGAGGAACACGCCGCGCGCGGTGGCCGGACCGAAATCGTCGGCGATCGTGCGGGCATGGGCGAAGAAGGCATCGGGGTCACGGGTCAGCATCCGCCGATTGTGCGCGAAGCGGCGGCCGCGGGCGATCCATGCGGCATAAAAACATCAGGGCGGCCTGCGCCGCCCTGATGGCCACAACTCATCGTGATGCTGGCGCGATCAGCCGCCGCGCTTGGTCTTGCCCTTGGCCTTGCCGTTGTCGGTGTCCGATCCAGCGGCCTTGTTGCTGGCCAGCCAGGCCTTGTATTCGTCCTGGGTCAGCTGGCCGTCGGCATCGGCATCGGCTTCGGTGAAGACCTTGGCCAGGCTCGGCATGGAGGCGGCTTCGGTCACGCTCAGGTTGCCGTTGCCGTCGCCATCCAGATCACTCCACTTGCGCTCGCCGGAGGCGGAAGCCACGGGAGCGGCGGGCGTGGCCTGCTGGGTGGTGTCGCCGGTCGGCGGCACCGCCGGGGTGGCGGCCTGTGCCTGCGTTGCATTCCGGGCATCGACGCTGGCGGCGGCACTGTCATGCGCGGCATCGACCTGCGCGGCTGCGGTGGCATCAGTCTGCGCCTGGACCGGCGCGGCCTGCTGGGCGAAAGCCAGCGGGGCGGCCAGCGCCAGCGAGGCGGAGAAAATCATCAGGGCAGTCTTGTTGTTCTTCATGCGTGTGACCTCTTTCGTTCTGGGGGATGGGAACGAGCCTCGGATTCGCCGAGACACGGTGGCGGTCGATGGATACGGCGTTATCGAATGACTCGATATCGACCAGCGCGGTCACCTTCGCCCATGCCGACTGAACATCAACGGGCACACGGTTGTTAGGAAAACGCAGGTTTAACCCGCTGCCTGCGCATCCACGCTATTCGCGATGGGAAGGCGCCGGTTTTGCGTGACCGTGCGCGCATAAATGCGGGCGATCAGTGTTAAGCGGCAACGGAATCCACACGAATCCGCATCACCAATTCTTCGACACACACTTCAACGCACGCGTACCGCCCGTTCGAACAGCCCCGCCGACAGCAGCCACATCGCCATCATCACGCCGGTGAACACCACCGCGACGATTTCGCCTTCGAGGAAGGCGAGCACGCAGGTGCCGGCCTGCACGATGGCCGCCGCGATCATCGCGCGTGCCATGCCGGCCGGTGCCAGCCGCGCCAACGATGCGCCGATCAAGGCGACCAGCGGCACCGCGAAGAACGCCATGTTCACCGGATTGTGTTCGTTGCCGATGATGCCGACCGCCAGGTTGATCCAGGTGGTGAGGAAGGCCGCGCCCACCGCGATGGCGGCGCCGAAGACGTAGTGGTGGCTGCGGGCCACGCGCATCACCCCCTCGAACGCGCCGCCGACCAGCGCCAGCATCGTGCCCATCACCATGAAGTCCATGGCGGTCCAGTTGACCTCGCTGTTGAACTGCATGGCGATCAACGGCAACAGCAGCAGCGCCGCCAGCCCGGCCCACAGCAGCCAACGCACGCCGCGCCACAGCGGGCGGCGGCCGATCAGGGTGTCGTTCGTCATCGTGCTGCCCATCGCCCTGCCCCGTCAGTTGAAGTATCGCCAGATTTCCACGCCCGCATGGGCCGCCGATGGCGCTTGGGTGAAGCGGGCGCGAAGTGGCGGCCGGGCCGGATCGGGCCGGATTTGAATCGGCGTGTGATATTCCGCCGGTCCATGCGAATCACCCCGTGACGACCGCTTCGCCCGACATCTCCATGACCCGACACCCACCCGCCGATGATTCCTTCGAGGCACGACTGGCCCGGCACGCCGGCATCGTGCGCAAGGTCGCGGCCAGCTATGCCTGGAACGAGGCCGACCGCGCCGACCTGATGCAGGACATCACCGCCGCGCTCTGGCAGGCCTGGCCCCGCTACGACCCCACGCGCAGCTTCTCCACATGGATGTACCGGGTGGCGCTGAACGTGTCGATCTCGCAGGTGCGCGGCGAGACATTGCGAAGACGTCACCACGTGGCCTACGACCCGGACCTGCACCTGGGCGAAGTGGCGCCGCACGACCACGAGGCCGAGGAGCAGAACGCCCTGCTCCAGCAGGCGATGCAGGCGCTCGACCCGATGAGCCGCGCGCTGCTGCTGATGCATCTGGACGAGCGCAGCCACCGCGAGATCGCCGAGGTGCTCGGCATCAGCGAAAGCAATGTCGCCACCAAGTTTTCCCGCATCAAACAACGCCTGCGCACCGCGCTGGCCCACGCCTGAGGACACCCGCATGGACATCGAACTGGAAGACCTGAAGCAGGCGCTCAACCGCGTCGACGCGCGACTCGCGCAGCAGCACGCCATGGCGCGCGACGACCGCCGCTGCGCCGGCACCGCGCGCATCCAATGGGGGCTGTGGCCGCTCTGGCTCGGCCAGGTGCTGCAGATGCTGTTCGGCCTGCTCTGCATCGGGCTGGGCGTGTCGGTATGGACCGCGCTGCGCGACGGCGGCCTGCTGTTTTTTTCGGCCATCCTCGTGCATGCCTACGGGATCGCCTGCATCGTGGGCGGCGGCATCACCCTGGGCATGCTCGCGAAGATCGACCGCGGCGAATCGCTGCTCGAAACTCAGGGCCGCATCGCCCGCCTGCGCCGTTTCTACATCCTCAGCGGCATGACGGTCGGGCTGTCGTGGTGGCTGTTCTGGATCCCCTTCATGGCCACCTTCTTCTACTGGCTGGCGCGCGCCAACCTCTACGCCAACCTCGGTCCGTCCGCCGTGCTGG encodes the following:
- a CDS encoding RNA polymerase sigma factor, encoding MTTASPDISMTRHPPADDSFEARLARHAGIVRKVAASYAWNEADRADLMQDITAALWQAWPRYDPTRSFSTWMYRVALNVSISQVRGETLRRRHHVAYDPDLHLGEVAPHDHEAEEQNALLQQAMQALDPMSRALLLMHLDERSHREIAEVLGISESNVATKFSRIKQRLRTALAHA
- a CDS encoding SDR family NAD(P)-dependent oxidoreductase, whose translation is MANETVSRRRTVLVTGASGGIGKGIAEAAARDGWHLVLTARGTADIEAFADDWRRRYGVQVTALAQDLSLPGGAAALFEAVQARGIALDCLVNNAGIGVYGEFADNTLDEELSMLRLNIEAPTVLAKLFLPQLLARGGRLLNIASVASFPPGPYLAAYYGSKAYLRVWSEGIAEELASRGVSVTAFCPGPVRTQFAQRAHARRSALFNSGRLPDGDEVGRAAWQACMAGRRLVVHGLLNKLQVFSMRFTPRIVLAKVVRFVSRPV
- a CDS encoding HAD family hydrolase → MNPQIRMVGFDADDTLWKSEDYYREAEAEFRRIVGAHVDLHDVGARLYAVEKRNLALFGYGVKGMALSMVEAAIEITEGRIPAGDIHRIVALAKSLLRHPVELLPGVAEAVEAVASRHDIVLITKGDLFHQEAKVRESGLARWFRRIEIVSEKDVPTYARLLEEFGVAPKEFVMVGNSLRSDIAPLLELGAWGVHVPYHVTWAHETEAEVDAAHPRLRHARAAHEWPDALARIAEDAASA
- a CDS encoding EF-hand domain-containing protein, whose translation is MKNNKTALMIFSASLALAAPLAFAQQAAPVQAQTDATAAAQVDAAHDSAAASVDARNATQAQAATPAVPPTGDTTQQATPAAPVASASGERKWSDLDGDGNGNLSVTEAASMPSLAKVFTEADADADGQLTQDEYKAWLASNKAAGSDTDNGKAKGKTKRGG
- a CDS encoding lytic transglycosylase domain-containing protein — protein: MPTSRLLPLLLVPCLLIAGTAEARTVYRCIRNNTVSLSTAPEPGSKCTKKEIQDTAGKVPNLWGELGVVHGTLYERVQDGKVVYGTRKLPGSTPVLKFTVETPPGSPAHPGLGKVGKPQLKPFDREFRAAAKASKVDEAFVRAIAHAESGFNPQATSPKGAMGVMQLMPDTARELGVTDAYAHAQSINAGARHLASLVRRYKGDFNRAAAAYNAGIGAVAKYGGVPPYRETLEYVEKVGALHILYRKALKLPPLNPPLRAAE
- the dusA gene encoding tRNA dihydrouridine(20/20a) synthase DusA, which encodes MQMQPDPVATEASAYPWVLSVAPMMEWTDTHCRAFHRVLAPDARLYTEMVHANALIHGDRARLLAKDPSQHPLALQLGGSEPALLAQASRIAAEHGFDEINLNCGCPSDRVQAGRFGACLMREPQLVAGCVAAMVDAVPAGLPVTVKCRLGVDDDADYGRFRAFIDTVASAGCTHFIVHARNAWLKGLSPKENREVPPLKYDWAHRLKQERPDLRIELNGGIAGIDIASAQRGKVDGVMLGRAAYHDPYLLHRLDGLWSGRSEQPREVLLRRFRPYVEARLAEGLALKHITRHLLGLWHGAPGGRVFRQVLSAGAHLPGADWALLEQAMAAQAEVADAVGEAGRPGDESLRVG
- a CDS encoding arginine deiminase-related protein gives rise to the protein MLTRDPDAFFAHARTIADDFGPATARGVFLVTPEGFAQAAESAQDNHYMADAQAFDPARALAQHRALQRAVAEVVPAIAFAGDAATPDAVFPNNVFGTAAERVVVGRMRHPVRQREAGRGDIRRFFREVMGRAEIDLSQQPHACELTGALVIDRARGLGYIGLSERCDEAGARLMHEAFGLRASLLFDLAPGEYHTNVVLSVLAGRAAVICPKGFADAGVADAIAAFHAPHAVVCDDAEHAAFVGNCIALSAGTVWMSAAAHAALRDASRAVLREAGFDVRSVPLDAIEAGGGSLRCCIGEIY
- a CDS encoding PQQ-dependent sugar dehydrogenase — translated: MRYPSILAASLALAACQNGGTTPGSAPPSPASSTASNDTQDARPFEATEFARFNEPWAMSFLPDGRLLVTERAGKLRLFDPRTKKTGEISGIPKVAYGGQGGLGDVVLHPGFANNQLVYFSYAEAGDGGTRGAVVARAKLTLDDAGGGALSAPEIIWRQVPKVEGQGHYSHRIVFAPDGHLFITSGERQTFEPAQDMQANLGKVLRLNDDGSLPADNPFAAQGGVAAQVWTLGHRNLLGLAFDAQGRLWEHEMGPKGGDEFNLIVKGENYGYPRVSNGDHYDGKPIPDHDTAPQYHAPLVSWTPVISPSSLVIYSGTLFPRWQGKALIGGLSSQSLVVVAMDGERSAREETRYAMGQRIREVQQGPDGAVWLLEDGKDARLLELTPRG
- a CDS encoding cation:proton antiporter translates to MTHAITTTEVFLIAMTMIMAVPYLIWRLGRTDYWAPLVVVQIITGILLGPGVLGKWFPDYYRFVFTKEVITALNGIAWWAVMIFVCIAGIELDLKRAWANRRESGITAGLALGTPLLFGALVAVGMLRFPGWLGAHGQPWQFVAGIGMSCAVTALPILILLMEKLDILRKPLGQRMLRYASLDDVAIWGVLAIILMDWQRIGRQGAFLAAFAVACVLFRRLMRAIPERDRWYVALVWLCIVAFGADWSGLHFMVGAFLAGVVMDGDWFDQHEMDKLRAHVLLVMMPVFFLSTGLRTNWAMGGATVFIAAGVLLAASVAGKLAGIHIAGKVLGWKKGEASVIGWLLQTKALIMIIFSNVLLDKGLITNEAFTALLLMAIASTMLTIPVVAPRLKRMPELLVRDS